Proteins from a genomic interval of Arthrobacter sp. CAN_C5:
- a CDS encoding allophanate hydrolase subunit 1, with product MSDTALHLNAARYTWGGDEFLFVEIAEGMSLAANFKANAMAAALGSRKLPGITDICPANASLLIRFNPDDLPPNALEEAVRGVEAEVAQMSQHTLQTRIIEVPVWYDDPYTRETGARFRSGHQRPEGNDLDFAAQENNLASPAEFISRHHESPWLVSMVGFVAGLPFMFQIVPQDQQLEVPKYLSPRTDTPALTVGHGGCFACIYSVRGAGGYQMFGIAAAPIFDPAQRLSNFDDFMIFFKPGDIVKFKPVDETEYRHIQELVADGSFTYRQAPVVFDLEQALAHPTEYNQEIMEHLNGH from the coding sequence ATGAGCGACACAGCCCTGCACCTCAATGCGGCCCGTTACACCTGGGGTGGAGACGAATTTCTCTTCGTCGAAATTGCCGAGGGAATGAGCCTCGCCGCCAACTTCAAGGCCAACGCGATGGCTGCCGCCCTCGGGTCCCGCAAGCTGCCGGGGATCACCGATATCTGCCCGGCCAACGCGTCACTGTTGATCCGCTTCAACCCGGACGACCTCCCGCCCAACGCTCTTGAGGAAGCTGTCAGGGGTGTCGAGGCCGAGGTGGCGCAGATGTCGCAGCACACCCTTCAAACCCGCATCATTGAGGTACCGGTGTGGTACGACGATCCTTACACTAGGGAAACCGGCGCTCGTTTCCGCTCGGGACACCAGCGTCCGGAAGGCAACGACCTCGATTTCGCGGCCCAAGAGAATAATCTGGCGTCGCCGGCCGAGTTCATCAGCCGTCATCACGAGTCTCCATGGCTGGTGTCGATGGTCGGTTTCGTGGCAGGCCTGCCCTTCATGTTCCAGATCGTGCCGCAGGACCAGCAACTCGAGGTACCCAAGTATCTGAGCCCCCGCACCGACACTCCCGCCCTGACCGTGGGCCACGGCGGCTGTTTTGCCTGCATCTACTCGGTCCGGGGCGCCGGCGGGTACCAGATGTTCGGGATCGCCGCAGCGCCGATCTTTGATCCTGCCCAGCGTCTGTCGAATTTTGACGACTTCATGATCTTCTTCAAACCCGGAGACATTGTGAAGTTCAAACCGGTGGACGAAACCGAATACCGGCATATCCAGGAGTTGGTGGCCGACGGGTCATTTACCTACCGGCAGGCGCCCGTGGTGTTCGACCTTGAGCAGGCGCTCGCCCACCCCACCGAATACAACCAGGAGATCATGGAGCACCTCAATGGCCATTAA
- a CDS encoding biotin-dependent carboxyltransferase family protein, with product MAIKITEPGLATTVQDTGRPGYYHVGIPQGGSMDQLSAEMANALVGNTPAEAVLECTYIGPRFTTDADAVIAVAGAPVDVLVNGTPREQWTRLELVAGDEVSFGMIHAGTRYYIAVQGGIDVPVVLGSRSTYALGAMGGFEGRTLKAGDTLDIGAAGSERHASAADFIDESLRPTFAKEITVRVMPGLYDHRLTEEGLDTLFSATWKLTPVADRTGLRYSGPSVSWKPRVQPFGAGSDPSNIVDAGYAIGSIQIPGGKEPIVLHRDAVSGGGYAMVATVISSDMDLLARSAPGTRTTFTPVTMEEALAARAEGKEIRSRIWGSAGQ from the coding sequence ATGGCCATTAAGATCACCGAGCCCGGGCTTGCAACGACGGTCCAGGACACAGGTCGGCCCGGCTACTACCATGTCGGCATCCCCCAGGGCGGGTCAATGGACCAGCTGTCGGCCGAAATGGCCAACGCGCTCGTCGGTAACACGCCGGCGGAGGCTGTCCTGGAGTGCACCTACATCGGACCTAGGTTCACCACCGATGCCGACGCCGTCATCGCCGTCGCCGGCGCCCCCGTGGACGTGCTGGTCAACGGAACGCCCCGGGAGCAGTGGACCCGGCTTGAGCTGGTCGCAGGCGACGAAGTGTCCTTCGGGATGATCCACGCCGGAACCCGCTACTACATCGCCGTCCAGGGCGGAATCGACGTCCCGGTGGTGCTGGGCAGCCGTTCCACCTACGCGTTGGGTGCCATGGGCGGATTCGAGGGGCGCACCCTCAAAGCGGGCGACACCCTGGACATCGGGGCGGCTGGATCGGAACGCCACGCCTCGGCTGCGGACTTCATCGACGAGTCCCTCCGGCCAACCTTCGCCAAGGAGATCACGGTGCGAGTCATGCCCGGCCTGTATGACCATCGGTTGACCGAGGAAGGCCTTGACACGCTGTTTAGCGCCACGTGGAAGCTAACGCCCGTCGCTGACCGGACGGGCCTGCGATACTCCGGCCCGTCAGTCTCGTGGAAGCCGCGGGTCCAGCCGTTCGGTGCCGGTTCCGACCCGTCGAACATCGTCGACGCCGGCTACGCGATCGGCTCCATCCAGATTCCCGGCGGCAAGGAACCCATTGTGCTCCACCGCGACGCAGTCTCCGGCGGCGGCTACGCCATGGTGGCCACCGTCATCAGCTCCGATATGGATCTGCTGGCGCGGAGTGCTCCGGGAACGCGGACAACCTTCACGCCGGTCACCATGGAAGAAGCCCTTGCCGCCCGCGCGGAAGGGAAGGAGATCAGGTCCAGAATCTGGGGGTCAGCTGGCCAGTGA
- a CDS encoding LacI family DNA-binding transcriptional regulator has product MDASGSGSGSGSGSGSGRAPITLKDLASELGIHPSTVSRVLHSTSDVARGAASSATARKVRDLARELGYSPDPQAKSLRTRRTRALGVIVPRLSDIVLATMYEGIEEAAAENNYSTFVMNSHDSTDEQRRKAEIMLARRVDGLILGDAHAGSDLLPDLRARQIPFVLMNRRHPGFPSATCDDVVGGELVADHLWQAGHRRVALIAGEPYASTALDRTAGFRQRWRDLGGELPDSSVIWSRFDTEGGRDAAETIVGQPGPAPTAVFAVNDFAAIGAMGTFRAHGLTVGLDIAVVGFNDTSLAAQLPIPLSSVRSPMFQIGRQAMLMLRRVINGERVESVRMTPELFVRESSAAAPLDESQRSLAS; this is encoded by the coding sequence ATGGATGCATCAGGATCAGGATCAGGATCAGGATCAGGATCAGGATCAGGCCGTGCGCCGATCACGCTGAAGGACCTGGCCAGCGAGCTGGGGATTCACCCCTCGACGGTGTCCAGGGTCCTGCATTCCACGTCGGACGTGGCCCGTGGCGCCGCGTCGTCGGCCACCGCCCGGAAGGTGCGGGACCTGGCCCGCGAGCTCGGTTATTCGCCGGATCCCCAGGCCAAGAGCCTCAGGACCCGCCGCACCAGGGCCCTCGGTGTGATCGTCCCACGGCTCTCCGACATTGTGCTGGCCACGATGTATGAGGGTATTGAGGAAGCGGCAGCCGAAAATAACTACTCGACCTTCGTGATGAATTCGCACGACAGTACCGACGAGCAGCGCCGGAAGGCCGAGATCATGCTGGCCCGCCGCGTGGATGGGCTCATCCTCGGCGACGCGCACGCCGGCAGCGACCTGTTACCGGATCTTCGTGCTCGACAGATCCCGTTCGTGCTCATGAACCGGCGGCACCCAGGGTTTCCCTCGGCGACGTGTGACGACGTCGTTGGTGGTGAATTGGTGGCCGACCACCTGTGGCAGGCAGGTCACCGCCGTGTCGCCCTGATCGCCGGAGAACCGTATGCGAGCACTGCCCTTGACCGTACCGCCGGGTTCCGGCAGCGCTGGCGGGATCTCGGCGGCGAGCTTCCGGACAGCTCGGTGATCTGGTCGCGTTTCGACACTGAGGGCGGCAGGGACGCAGCGGAAACCATCGTGGGGCAGCCTGGTCCGGCACCGACAGCGGTTTTCGCGGTCAACGACTTCGCGGCGATCGGAGCCATGGGAACCTTCCGCGCCCATGGCCTGACCGTGGGCCTGGACATCGCCGTCGTCGGCTTCAACGACACCTCGCTCGCGGCGCAGTTGCCTATTCCGCTGTCCTCGGTGCGCTCGCCGATGTTCCAGATTGGCCGTCAGGCGATGCTGATGCTGCGGCGGGTCATCAACGGCGAGCGGGTCGAGTCGGTCAGGATGACCCCCGAGCTCTTTGTTCGTGAAAGCAGCGCAGCGGCACCCCTCGATGAATCGCAGCGTTCACTGGCCAGCTGA